The sequence AAAAATCCCGATCGAAATCAACCCCTTGCCTTTCACTCCTCATCGCTACCGCAAAGGATAATCCCGATGGCAACGACCTATTTTACCGCCGATCACGAATGGCTCCGCGTCGAAGGCGGCATCGCCACCGTCGGCATCACCGATTACGCGCAGGAGCAGCTCGGTGACCTCGTTTTCGTCGAACTGCCGGAGACGGGAAAGAAGCTGGCCAAGGGCGACACCGCCGTCGTGGTCGAGATCCGTCAAGGCCGCTTCGGACGTCTACGCGCCGGTCGACGGCGAGATCACCGAGGCCAACGGCACGCTGTCTTCCGACCCGTCGTTGGTCAACTCGGCCGCCACCGGCGCCGGCTGGCTGTGGAAGATGAGGTTGGCCGATGAAAGCCAGCTCGCCGGCCTCATGGACGAGGCCGCCTACAAAGCCCATATCGCCTGAAATCAGGACTAGAGATGATGACCACAGCACTCACCCCCTTCTCGGCCCGCCATATCGGTCCTGGCGTCAACGATGTCAGAGCCATGCTTGCCGTGATCGGCGTTCCCTCCGTCGAGACGCTGATCAGCCAGGCCGTGCCGCAGTCGATTCGCCTCGACCTGCCGCTGACCTTGCCCGCGCCGGGCAGCGAGGCCGAAGCGCTGGCCGAACTGTCGGCGACCATGGCGAAAAATACCGTGCTGAAGAGCTTCATCGGCGCTGGCTATCACGGCGTCCATGTGCCGCCGGTCATCCAGCGCAATCTGTTCGAGAATCCGGCGTGGTACACGGCCTACACGCCCTATCAGGCCGAGATCAGCCAGGGTCGTCTGGAAATGCTGTTCAATTTCCAGACCTTGGTCACCGAATTGACCGGCTTGCCGGTGGCATCGGCCTCGCTGCTCGATGAAGCAACCGCGGTCGCCGAAGCGGTCGGCATTGCGCTGCGCCACCACCGCGACAAGCGCACCAAGGTGGCGTTCGCCGGCACGCCGCACCCGCAGACTCTGGATGTGGTGCGCACCCGCGCCGAGCCGCTCGGCATCGAGATCGACGGCGAGACGATCGACGACAACACGGCCGCTTTGCTGGTCTCCTGCCCCGACACGTTTGGCGTCTATGGCGACCACAAGGCCGCAATCGACAAGGCCCGCGCCACTGGCGCGCTGGTCGTCTTCATCGCCGATCCGCTTGGCCTGACACTGACCGACGCGCCGGCGAAACTCGGCGCCGACATTGCCGTCGGGCCGATGCAGCGCTTCGGCGTGCCGATGGGCTTTGGCGGCCCGCACGCCGCCTATTGCGCCGTTTCCGACAGGCTGACGCGACTGATGCCCGGCCGCCTTGTCGGCCAGTCGACCGACAGCAAGGGGCCGGCCCGGCTACCGCCTGGCCTTGCAGACGCGCGAACAACATATCCGCCGCGACAAGGCGACCTCCAATATCTGCACCGCGCAGGCGCTGCTCGCCAATATGGCGACGGCCTATGCCATCTGGCACGGCCCCGCCGGGCTGCAGGCGATTGCCGGGCGCATCCACGCCCTGGCCAACCGCCTGGCGAGCGGCCTCGAGGCGGCAGGCGTGTCGGTGCTCGGCGCCAGCCGTTTCGACACGGTGACGGTGGCGGCGAAGGGCAAGGCCGCTGAAATCGCCGCCGCCGCCGAAAAAGACCGGCCGGCTGCTGCGCGTCCTCGACGCCGACCATGTCGGCATCGCCTTCGACGAGACCTCGACCGATGCCGATCTCGACGCGATCGCTTCCCTGTTCGGCGCCAAGGCCGCCGCTTCAGCCGACAGCACCGTTCCCGGCAAGCCGCGTGGAAAAGAGTTTCTGACCCAGCCGGTCTTCAACGAAAACAAGTCGGAAACCGACATGATGCGCCTGCTGCGCCGGCTGGCCGACAAGGATCTGGCGCTCGACCGCTCCATGATCCCGCTGGGGTCCTGTACCATGAAGCTCAATGCCGCGGCCGAAATGATGCCGGTGAGCTGGCCAAGCATCGCCAATCTGCATCCCTTCGCGCCGGCCAGCCATTCGGCCGGCTATCGCGCCATGATCGGCGAACTGGAAGGCTGGCTCTCGGAAATCACCGGTTTCGACGCGGTCAGCCTGCAGCCCAATGCCGGCAGCCAGGGCGAATATGCCGGCCTGCTCGCCATCCGCGCCTATCACCGCTCGCGCGGCGAAGGCCATCGCACCGTCTGCCTGATCCCCTCCTCCGCACATGGTACCAATCCGGCAAGTGCGGCGATGGTCGGCATGAGCGTTGTCGTCGTGCGCTGCCTGGAAGACGGCAATATCGACATGCACGATATGCGGGCCAAGGCCAACGAGCATTCCAAAAATCTCGCGGCGCTGATGTTCACCTATCCCTCGACGCATGGCGTTTACGAAGAAGGCGCCCGCCACCTCTGCGCCCTCATTCACGAGCATGGCGGCCAGGTCTATTTCGACGGCGCCAACCTCAACGCGCTGGTCGCGCTCGCCCGGCCCGCCGATATCGGCGCCGATGTCTGCCATATGAACCTGCACAAGACCTTCTGCATCCCGCATGGCGGCGGCGGCCCCGGCATCGGCCCGATCGGCGTCAGGGCGCACCTGAAACCCTATCTGCCGGGCCATGTCACCGAAGGCTCCGCGCATGCAGTGTCGGCCGCACCCTTCGGCAGCGCCTCCATCCTGCCGATCACCTGGATGTATATCCGCATGATGGGCGCCGCTGGCCTGAAGCAGGCGACGGAGACGGCCATCATTTCGGCCAACTACGTGGCGACGCGGCTCGCGCCGCACTTCCCGCTGCTTTACAAGGGCCGGCACGATCGCATCGCGCATGAATGCATCCTCGACACCCGCGTGCTCAAGGACAGCGCCGGCATCAGCGTCGACGATATCGCCAAACGACTGATCGACTACGGCTTCCACGCCCCGACCATGTCGTTTCCGGTCGCCGGCACGCTGATGGTCGAGCCGACGGAATCCGAGCCCAAGCGCGAACTCGACCGTTTCTGCGAAGCGATGATCGCCATTGCGGGCGAAGCGGCGAAAGTTGCCAGGGGCGAGTGGCCTTTGACCGACAATCCGCTGGTCAACGCACCGCACACCGCCGCCGAGACGCTGGCCGGACAGTGGACCCATCCCTACTCGCGCCTGGAAGCGGCCTATCCCGCCGGCGACGCCGACACGGCGGCCAAATACTGGCCACCGGTGTCGCGCATCGACAATGTCGCCGGCGACCGCAACCTCGTCTGCTCCTGCCCGCCGCTGTCGGACTATCTCGGTGCGGCGGAATAACTACGCTGAGCGCAAGGCCGGCTTGACCGGTTCGGCCTTGCCCATCCTTTTATGGCTGATGACGCAATTGCGGCCGGCGCGCTTGGCGGCGTAGAGCGCGGTGTCCGCTTCGGCCAGCACCTGGTCGAGGCTGCTGCCGTCGGCGCTGCCAAAGCCGATGCCGCCGCTGACCGTGCTGCGCAACGGACCGTGCGGGGTGGCAACGACTTCGGTGCCGAAGGCAACGCCGATCTTGCTGGCGAGATCATAGGCGCGCTCTTCCGTCATCCGCGACATGACGACGGTGAACTCCTCGCCGCCCAGGCGAAAGGCGTCGACGCCGGTTCTGGCATATTTCCGGATGACGGCGGCGAAGCGGCACAGGACCTGGTCTCCGACCGGGTGACCGTAGACGTCGTTGGTCCTCTTGAAATGATCGAGGTCGAACATGACGACCGCCATGAACGGACCAAAGGGGCGCTCGCCATGGAGTGACATCAATCCGCGACGGTTCATCAGCCCGGTCAATGGATCGGTCATGGTCTCGGCCTTCAGTTCGATCTGCGCCTGCAGATGGTGAAGCGAGAGCGTCAAGGCGCCGAGGCCGGTCATGCAGGCCACCGCAACGACGGAATTCAGGCGTTCGGCCCAGTTGTCCGGCGCCGCCCCGAGCGTCCACTGCCCCTTGGCCATCAGAACCGCGCCGCACAGGGCAAACGACACCGCACAGGTGCCGCTCAGGAACGAAACCACCAGCAGGATCCGGCGATCGTGACTGCCATTGACCCAGAACATGGCTCCGATCGTCGACAGCAGCACGGTGACCGTCGCGTAGGTGACGATGAAGCCGACACCGTCAAGACCGAGGAAGGTCACGGCCGCGCAGATCGCCATGGCGGCAAGTGTCGGCAGGATCGCACGCCTGTGTTCCGGCACGCCGAGATACTGCATGGCCGAAATGCAGAGGATCAGGAAGCCCAGGCTGAGCAGCGCCAGCGCTATCTGGCAAAGCAGCGGATCGGGCCCCTTGGTGTAGCGCCAGAACAGGATCACATGCGCGACAAG is a genomic window of Mesorhizobium huakuii containing:
- a CDS encoding GGDEF domain-containing protein, which gives rise to MLDFSSLLLAAALSGTCLAVTMFAIWLTAPRARFVLTVACGILVLVAHVILFWRYTKGPDPLLCQIALALLSLGFLILCISAMQYLGVPEHRRAILPTLAAMAICAAVTFLGLDGVGFIVTYATVTVLLSTIGAMFWVNGSHDRRILLVVSFLSGTCAVSFALCGAVLMAKGQWTLGAAPDNWAERLNSVVAVACMTGLGALTLSLHHLQAQIELKAETMTDPLTGLMNRRGLMSLHGERPFGPFMAVVMFDLDHFKRTNDVYGHPVGDQVLCRFAAVIRKYARTGVDAFRLGGEEFTVVMSRMTEERAYDLASKIGVAFGTEVVATPHGPLRSTVSGGIGFGSADGSSLDQVLAEADTALYAAKRAGRNCVISHKRMGKAEPVKPALRSA